Proteins from a single region of Butyrivibrio fibrisolvens:
- a CDS encoding glycoside hydrolase family 3 C-terminal domain-containing protein: MNREEARKKAEDLVKKMTFEEMASQLRYDSPAIERLGVPEYNWWNEGLHGLARSGTATVFPQSIGLGATFDKELMEEIGNCIGVEARARYNESSKRGDRDIYKGLTIWSPNVNLFRDPRWGRGQETYGEDPTHISKMAVPFIKGIQGKSKTMLAAACAKHFAVHSGPEALRHSFDAKVSLKEMYETYLPAFEACVKEGEVEAVMGAYNRTNGEPCCGHNYLMKDVLRGKWGFKGHYVSDCWAIRDFHENHMVTKTPERSVKLALEAGCDVNCGCTYQKILSAKRKGLIDEKTVRESCVRLFTTRFMLGMFEENEWDGLGFKDIDTKEHRQLADKAALESVVLLKNDGILPLNKKEIKSIAVIGPNADSRAALIGNYHGTPGRHVTVLEGIMDEAGDDISVHYAKGSHLFMDKEENLAKVNDRVTEAVIAAENTDLTILCLGLDETLEGEEGDTGNSYASGDKNTLEFPESQEVLFDALVKTGKPIILLVMTGSAMDLRFANENCAAVLQTWYPGGQGGRSIAKILFGEKSPSGKLPVTIYNSLEDLPEFTDYSMKGRTYRFIEDDDKVLFPFGYGLTYSKTAVKELKVTKTFADGDAEVEAVVANTGDADVSDVLQLYLKVADSALEVPNAHLVDFERLELSKGETKTVKFIVPKSALSVVNEEGERVFEGSKADIYVGFAGPDSRSEALTGERAAHVEIEF, from the coding sequence ATGAACAGAGAAGAAGCAAGAAAAAAAGCAGAAGATCTTGTAAAGAAGATGACCTTCGAAGAGATGGCATCTCAGCTTCGTTATGATTCCCCTGCAATCGAGAGACTGGGAGTTCCGGAATATAACTGGTGGAACGAGGGACTGCACGGTCTTGCTCGTAGTGGAACCGCTACTGTATTCCCACAGTCAATCGGTCTTGGAGCTACTTTCGATAAAGAGCTTATGGAAGAGATCGGTAACTGCATCGGTGTAGAGGCAAGAGCAAGATATAACGAATCATCAAAGAGAGGCGACAGAGATATTTACAAGGGACTTACAATCTGGTCACCTAACGTAAACCTCTTCAGAGATCCTCGTTGGGGAAGAGGCCAGGAGACATACGGAGAAGATCCTACACATATCTCCAAGATGGCAGTTCCTTTCATTAAAGGTATTCAGGGCAAGTCCAAGACTATGCTTGCTGCAGCCTGTGCTAAGCACTTTGCGGTTCATTCAGGTCCTGAGGCACTTCGTCATTCATTTGATGCCAAAGTAAGCCTTAAGGAGATGTATGAGACATATCTTCCTGCTTTTGAAGCATGTGTTAAGGAAGGCGAAGTTGAAGCTGTTATGGGCGCTTACAACAGAACAAACGGCGAGCCATGCTGCGGTCACAACTACCTCATGAAGGATGTCCTTCGTGGCAAGTGGGGCTTCAAGGGTCACTATGTATCTGACTGCTGGGCTATCAGAGACTTCCATGAGAATCACATGGTTACTAAGACTCCTGAAAGAAGTGTTAAGCTTGCACTTGAAGCCGGCTGCGATGTTAACTGCGGATGCACATACCAGAAGATCCTTTCTGCTAAGAGAAAAGGTCTTATCGATGAAAAGACAGTAAGAGAGTCCTGCGTAAGACTTTTCACAACACGTTTCATGCTTGGAATGTTCGAAGAAAACGAGTGGGATGGTCTTGGATTCAAGGATATCGATACTAAGGAGCACAGACAGCTTGCTGATAAGGCTGCACTTGAAAGTGTTGTTCTTCTTAAGAATGATGGAATCCTTCCTCTTAACAAGAAAGAAATCAAGAGCATTGCTGTTATCGGTCCTAATGCTGATTCAAGAGCTGCTCTTATTGGTAACTATCATGGAACACCTGGAAGACACGTAACTGTTCTTGAAGGAATCATGGACGAAGCAGGAGATGACATCAGCGTACATTACGCTAAGGGATCTCACCTGTTCATGGACAAGGAAGAGAACCTTGCTAAGGTTAACGACAGAGTTACAGAAGCAGTTATCGCTGCAGAAAATACTGATCTTACAATCCTTTGCCTTGGTCTTGATGAGACACTTGAAGGTGAAGAGGGAGATACAGGTAACTCCTATGCATCAGGTGATAAGAATACACTTGAGTTCCCTGAGAGCCAGGAAGTACTTTTCGATGCACTTGTTAAGACAGGTAAGCCTATCATTCTTCTTGTTATGACAGGAAGCGCTATGGATCTTAGATTTGCTAACGAGAACTGCGCAGCTGTTCTTCAGACATGGTACCCGGGCGGACAGGGCGGAAGAAGCATTGCCAAGATCCTCTTTGGTGAGAAGTCTCCTTCAGGTAAGCTCCCTGTTACAATTTATAACTCACTTGAAGACCTTCCTGAGTTCACAGACTACAGCATGAAGGGTAGAACATACAGATTCATCGAAGATGACGATAAGGTTCTTTTCCCATTCGGATATGGTCTTACATATTCAAAGACTGCTGTTAAGGAGCTTAAGGTTACAAAGACATTTGCAGATGGTGATGCAGAGGTTGAGGCAGTAGTTGCTAACACAGGAGATGCTGACGTAAGCGATGTTCTTCAGCTTTACCTTAAGGTCGCTGATTCAGCTCTTGAAGTTCCTAACGCTCACCTTGTTGACTTCGAAAGACTTGAGCTTTCTAAGGGCGAAACTAAGACAGTTAAGTTTATTGTTCCGAAGAGCGCACTTTCAGTTGTTAACGAAGAAGGCGAGAGAGTATTCGAGGGATCTAAGGCTGATATCTACGTAGGATTCGCTGGCCCTGACTCCAGAAGTGAAGCTCTTACTGGTGAAAGGGCTGCTCACGTAGAAATCGAATTTTAA
- a CDS encoding DUF6171 family protein has protein sequence MNKCKRCFLYELAGKEDIYAHVQRTRALLADNEKASDQKYKERLEICRECDSLLEATCLKCGCYVEIRALKIDSRCPVKRW, from the coding sequence ATGAATAAATGCAAGAGATGCTTTCTATACGAACTTGCAGGCAAAGAAGATATCTATGCGCACGTGCAAAGAACACGTGCGCTTCTTGCTGATAATGAGAAAGCTTCAGATCAAAAGTATAAGGAGCGTCTTGAAATTTGCAGGGAGTGCGACAGCCTTCTTGAAGCCACCTGCCTTAAATGCGGCTGCTATGTGGAGATTCGTGCATTGAAGATTGATTCAAGATGCCCGGTAAAAAGGTGGTAA
- a CDS encoding alpha-L-arabinofuranosidase C-terminal domain-containing protein: MNNIIVNGKVSKGTINKNIYGQFTEHLGRCVYEGIYVKDEDNIPNVNGIRCDVMKALKNIEVPVVRWPGGCFADTYHWKDGIGPKDQRKTIVNTNWGGVTEDNSFGTHEFMEFAEQLGCDVYFSGNVGSGTVQELSDWIEYCNMGGISPMANLRRENGRQEPWNVKYWGIGNEAWGCGGNMNAEYYSDETRKFSTYMRNYDNDHPIYKIASGSNGADYHWTKTVCERAGHMIDAITFHNYTVTYEWNNKGKATGFTKDEYYRLLHNTLSMETMVNNHSNIIKQYERGDHKIGLIVDEWGTWFDVEDGTNPGFLYQQNTIRDAVLAAINLNIFNNHCDTVVMTNIAQMINVLQAMILTEGEKMVLTPTYHVYDLYKKHMNAKHLESYVDSDILNDEEEYKVPRLHVSASEKDGKALVTVVNLSESETADVNVMLSGLKGSSVSGRCVTGDMNDHNTFENPDVVGITEVKAQLSADGNSFSATLPKNSVCSFEVELS; the protein is encoded by the coding sequence ATGAATAACATTATAGTTAATGGCAAAGTTAGTAAGGGTACCATCAATAAAAATATCTACGGACAGTTCACAGAGCATCTTGGGCGCTGCGTATACGAAGGCATTTATGTTAAGGATGAAGATAATATTCCTAACGTAAATGGTATCAGATGCGATGTGATGAAAGCACTTAAGAACATCGAGGTTCCGGTTGTACGCTGGCCCGGTGGATGCTTTGCAGATACTTATCACTGGAAGGACGGAATCGGTCCTAAAGATCAGAGGAAAACTATCGTAAATACAAACTGGGGCGGAGTTACAGAAGATAACTCTTTTGGAACCCATGAGTTTATGGAATTTGCTGAGCAGCTTGGATGTGACGTTTACTTCTCCGGTAATGTTGGAAGCGGTACAGTTCAGGAACTTTCTGACTGGATCGAATACTGCAACATGGGCGGTATATCTCCAATGGCTAACCTTAGACGTGAAAACGGAAGACAGGAGCCCTGGAATGTAAAATACTGGGGAATCGGTAATGAAGCCTGGGGCTGCGGCGGCAATATGAACGCCGAATACTATTCTGATGAAACAAGAAAATTCTCAACATATATGAGAAATTATGATAACGATCATCCAATCTATAAGATCGCATCAGGAAGTAACGGAGCTGATTATCACTGGACCAAGACCGTATGCGAACGTGCCGGCCATATGATCGATGCTATCACATTCCATAACTATACAGTAACCTATGAATGGAATAATAAGGGTAAGGCTACAGGCTTCACCAAGGATGAGTATTATCGCCTTCTTCACAACACCCTTTCCATGGAAACAATGGTAAATAATCACAGCAACATCATCAAACAGTATGAGAGAGGGGATCACAAGATCGGTCTTATCGTTGACGAATGGGGCACATGGTTTGATGTTGAAGACGGAACAAACCCTGGATTCTTATATCAGCAGAACACTATCAGAGATGCTGTTCTTGCTGCTATCAATCTTAATATCTTCAACAATCACTGCGATACAGTCGTAATGACCAACATCGCCCAGATGATCAACGTATTACAGGCTATGATCCTTACTGAGGGTGAAAAGATGGTACTTACACCCACATATCATGTATACGATCTGTATAAAAAGCATATGAATGCTAAACACCTTGAGAGCTATGTTGATTCTGACATATTAAATGACGAAGAAGAGTATAAGGTTCCCCGTCTCCATGTATCAGCTAGTGAAAAGGATGGCAAAGCTTTAGTTACAGTTGTAAATCTTTCTGAAAGCGAAACTGCTGATGTTAACGTTATGTTATCTGGCCTTAAGGGCAGCAGCGTATCAGGCAGATGTGTAACAGGTGATATGAACGATCACAATACATTTGAAAATCCTGATGTTGTTGGCATTACTGAAGTAAAAGCGCAGCTTTCTGCTGATGGAAACAGCTTTAGCGCAACACTTCCTAAGAACAGCGTATGTTCATTTGAGGTTGAACTTTCATGA
- a CDS encoding thioesterase family protein, with protein sequence MEYTHIVQYYETDKMGITHHSNYIRWMEEARIDFLSQIGWDYAKLEEMGIISPVLNVTCDYKISTTFSDHVQISVKVKEFKGVKLHLAYEMKNGEGKTVCKATSSHAFLNREGRPIRMKDEQPELYKVLSDLAAE encoded by the coding sequence ATGGAATACACACACATCGTTCAATACTATGAAACCGACAAGATGGGTATAACGCATCACTCGAATTATATCAGGTGGATGGAAGAAGCCAGGATAGATTTTCTGTCTCAGATTGGATGGGACTATGCAAAGCTTGAAGAGATGGGTATAATATCACCTGTTTTGAATGTGACCTGCGACTATAAGATCAGTACTACGTTCTCGGACCATGTTCAGATAAGTGTCAAGGTTAAAGAGTTTAAAGGCGTTAAGCTCCATCTTGCATATGAGATGAAGAATGGGGAAGGTAAGACTGTATGTAAAGCTACATCTTCTCATGCGTTTTTAAACAGAGAAGGAAGGCCTATACGTATGAAAGACGAACAGCCTGAGCTTTACAAGGTACTTAGCGACCTGGCTGCGGAGTAA
- a CDS encoding CPBP family intramembrane glutamic endopeptidase, with the protein MTDTSTSSSKKFSGIVICVAFAIMFIVIDLMISPYIDGAVGYLIKSVLRLVFFMVSLFVFMNFYDKETVSEIIHLRGFGKGLFAGIAMFLFIPFVIITYFIIGAPTWLNTSVSIIFTYLILEQIAVALWEEIVFRGFVCEGYFLEENKTAGKRIMYALISGVIFGLVHAATANSLSNAILKFALTGVWGFGFAAIYLYSHNILAAMFMHFITDVVINSTNLVKDWTSSSLMTILDQYAYFVVIGIIFIVAVIFLIKEDKNTSEALADEEDE; encoded by the coding sequence ATGACTGATACAAGTACAAGTAGCAGTAAAAAGTTTTCGGGAATTGTGATATGCGTCGCGTTTGCAATCATGTTTATTGTTATTGATCTTATGATAAGCCCATATATTGACGGCGCTGTTGGTTATCTTATAAAAAGCGTTTTAAGGCTAGTGTTCTTCATGGTCAGCCTGTTCGTTTTCATGAACTTCTATGACAAAGAGACTGTTTCTGAGATAATTCATTTACGCGGTTTTGGCAAGGGCCTTTTTGCCGGAATAGCGATGTTTTTGTTCATACCATTTGTAATAATCACATATTTCATAATTGGTGCTCCTACGTGGCTAAATACGTCTGTATCTATTATATTTACATATCTTATTCTCGAGCAGATCGCGGTTGCACTTTGGGAAGAAATTGTTTTTAGAGGCTTCGTCTGCGAAGGTTACTTTTTGGAGGAAAATAAAACAGCTGGTAAACGTATCATGTATGCCCTGATTTCCGGAGTGATATTTGGGCTGGTGCACGCAGCGACGGCAAATTCTTTAAGTAATGCGATTCTTAAATTTGCACTGACAGGAGTATGGGGATTTGGATTTGCTGCTATTTATCTTTATTCTCATAACATCCTTGCTGCTATGTTCATGCATTTTATTACGGACGTAGTTATTAATTCTACCAATTTGGTAAAAGACTGGACGTCAAGTTCTCTTATGACGATCCTTGATCAATATGCTTATTTTGTTGTAATAGGAATTATCTTTATAGTGGCAGTTATCTTTTTGATCAAAGAAGATAAGAACACAAGCGAAGCTTTGGCAGATGAAGAAGATGAATAA